The DNA segment ACGGCTGCCTTGTACATCCAGCGGGATATCGAGCCAGACTGGTCCCGGGCGGCCGCTGGTCGCGGTAATCAGTGCGAGTTCCAACTCCTGCCTTATTGTCTTAGGATCCCTGATCGTTCTGGCATACTTCGTCACCGACCGAGCCATCGCGACTATGTTACCCTCTTGTGGACCGAATGAACGCAACTTGGAGTAATCGGCCATGAGGTCCGTTCTGACTTGGCCCGAAATCACGAGCACAGGAATCGAATCCACCCACGCGCCCGCGACGCCCGAGAGCGCGTTGGCACCTCCCGGACCAGTCGTGACAAGACATGCCCCTACGTGGTTCGTGGACCGAGCGTAGGCCTCTGCGCTGATCGCACAGGCCTGTTCGTGGTGGTTGCAGTAATAGTGCATACTCGGATTGCGCCCGACCGAATCGAGCAGGTGCATGATGCCACCACCCGACACGAGGAAGATATCATGGATGCCGTGGTCCACGAGGAACTGGACGACGTAGTCGGAGAGCTTCATGCCGGTTGGGTTGGGGTTAGTCCGCGCCACGCGGCGGTGCGGGCGATGGCATCTGGAAGTGATACGAAGACGTTGAGACCAAGTTCGGCGCGAGCGCGACGGATTGAAGGGACGTAGCGTTCGGCCGGTTTCCCCGGCGCCGGCGTCAGCGCGACCCGGACTTCCGACCTCGGCGACACGACCTTCCTCACCAGATGCGCCAGATCAAAGACGGATAGGTCAACGTCAGAGCCGACGTTGTAGGCCCGTCCCGATTGTCCCCTTATCAGGATTGTCCAAAGCCATATGGCTAGGTCGGCGGCGTACAGGTATGAACGCCTTGACGTTCCGTCGCCGTTGACCTGAATCGGACCACCGTGTAGGGCATCCCGGATGAAGTTGCCCGCGGCGAAGTTGGCATCAAGAGGAAGATGCGGACCGACAAAAGCAAAACATCGAGCCACGACAACCCCAACTCCTTGTCTATCGCCGTGGGCGGCGCAAATGAATTCCGACACGCGCTTTGCCTGGCCGTAAGTTGTGAGCGGGTCAAGCGAGTCGGGCGCTCCCGCATACTCCTCGCCTACGTGGGTCATGTCTACGGGCTGCCGTCCGTAGACCGCGCCGGAGCTGACAAGCAGGAACCGGCGTGCCCCCCAACGGCGAGCCAGTTCGAGCATGTTCCTCGTGCCCGCAACGTTCTTTTCGAACACTGAGAGCGGGTCAGACGAAGAGGGGTTAGGAATGAGGGACGAGGGGCCGGGGACGAAAGACTCAACCGCGGCATGGATTACGTAGTCGAACCTCTCCCCCTTCAGGTCGCGCGTGCACATGTCACCCGCTGCCAGGCTGACTGACTCGTGCCTGGCGACGTGGGGCATCTTTTCCTGGAATGCGACCGGATCGCGGGAAAGCACGGTAACCCGGGCGTCCAGGCCGAGCCGGTCGTTCGCCGCGATGAAGGATTCGAGCAACCAGCAGCCGAAGAACCCGGTGCCGCCTGTGATAAAGAGCCGTTTGCCGTGCAGTTCATCCCAGAGTCCGGCGGTCTTGTCCATGACATGGTCGAGGTCGGTGCGGTCAAGCGGCGGCAGAGGTTTCACTCCCATGCGTCGGTCCTGATTCTGTCACTGGCCACTCCCACGCTGGACAGCTCAGCCGTGAGGGTCTTGAGCATTGCGGGTGGGCCGGAGAGATAGCAGACGCATTTGTCCCGCTGCTCCCACTCGGGCCACACCACGTCGACTGAGACACGGCCGGTGGTTGTGCCCGGTGCCGGAGTTTCGCTGAAGAACTCCGCGCGAAGTAGCGCCGTGGATGAGGCGCGTCGTTCCAGCAGCTCGCGATAGAGCAGGAGTTCAGAGCGGCGGGCTCCGTAGGCCAGCAGCACCGGCCGGGCAAATGCCGCGCAGGACAGGAAAGCCGTGAAGGCGGTTATGCCCGTACCGCCGGCAAACAGGGCCGCCGCGTGCGTCGAGTCAATCACGAAATCGCCGTATGGAAGCTTGACCCAGACGTCCATACCGCACGTCAGTTCCTTTTCCATCCTCGATGTGTATCGGCCGCGGACTGAGTAGGTGATACGCAGCAACCCGCTCTCCTCCGGCGAGTTGGCGATGGAGAAGACGCGCGATTCTGGCCAGAACCGGGTCGGGTCCCAGTCGTCGAGCGCGAGGTGGAGGAACTGGCCGGGCAGGAACCGCGGTATCCGGTACCCGGCGTGCGGAACGAGCTCAAGCGTGTAGACGTGGTCCGCGTGCGCGGTTAGTGTTTGAACCCGGCACGGGAGTTTCTGGACCAGCGCCATCTAGATCCTCTCCCCGGCCATGAAACGGCGAAACGCGTCCTCGATTGCGCCCAGTTCGGGTTCGCCGATTCCCGGATAGAGGCCGACGAAGAAAGTGCCTGACGTTATTGTCTCGGTGTTTTCCAGTCCGCCGACCACCCGGTGGTCAATGGCGGCGAACGCAGGGTGGCGCAGCAGATTGCCGCTGAAGAGGTTGCGGGTTTCGATACGGCGGGATTCAAGGAACCGGGTGAGTTCATTGCGCGTGAACCCGGCGTTCGGGCGAACGGTGATGACGAAGCAGAACCACGATGGGTCGGAACCGGACAGCGCCTTTGGCAGCATCAACCTATCTTCGTATGGAACGAGCATCTCGGTCAGCCGGGCATAGTTCTGCTTGCGGCGGGCGATGAATCCATCCAGCTTGGCCAGTTGGGCGCAGCCAATCGCCGCCTGCAGGTCAGTCGGCTTGAGATTGTAGCCCAGGTGGCTGTAGACGTATTTGTGGTCATAGCCCGGCGGCAGGCTGCCGAACTGCTGGCTGAAACGCTTGCCACAGGTATTGCTCTCGCCGCCCGCGCAGTAGCAGTCCCTTCCCCAGTCGCGGATTGAACGCGCGATCTGCGCCAGTTCTTCGCGATCGGTCATCACACACCCGCCCTCACCCATTGTGATATGATGCGCCGGATAGAATGAACATGTCGAGAGGTGGCCGAATGTGCCGGTCAGCTTCCCATGCCACCTTGAACCAAGGGCGTCGCAGTTGTCTTCAATCAGCCAGAGATCGTGCTTGCGCACGAGGTCCATCGTCGTATCAAGGTCGAAAGGAACGCCCAGCGCGTGTGCCATCATTATCGCGCGGGTCCTGGGGCCAACCGCCTGTTGCAGAGCCTCAGGATTCGCGGTGTAATCGCCGAGGTTGACGTCAACAAAAACCGGGACGAGCCGGTTCTGAACTATCGGCGCGACCGTGGTCGGGAACCCGGCGGCGACGGTTACGACTTCATCACCGGGCTTCAGTCTGCGGTCGCCGAGCTTTGGGGAGGTCAGCGCGGTCAGGGCGACCAGGTTCGCTGAAGACCCGGAGTTGACCAGCACCGCGTTGGCAAGCCCGAGGTACTCGGCAAGAGAGGTCTCAAACCGCTCGGCGTAACGGCCCGTGGTCAGGTAGAAGTCAAGGCTTGCATCCACGAGGTAACGCAGTTCTTCAGCGTCAAAAACCCGGCCCGCGTAGTGCACCATGTCCTTCTCGGGGTCGAATGTCCTTCCCGCGAACTCGGCTTCGTAGTAGTCACGTACGAGTGCCAGTATCTGCTGCCGGAGTTCGGCCGGTGCGTTGTTCGCGGCGCTTGACGTCTTATTCTCCACGCCGGAACGCAACAACGGCGCTACGTACTGACAGCAGGTCGAACCGCCTCGTAGTCGGCGATGTCTTTGCGGCAGGCGTCATACATGGAGCCGGTCGGGTCACGATAATAGCTCCTGTACCAGGTTACGGAATGATTGATTGCCTGTTCCAGATTCCAACGCGGACGCCAGCCCAGTTCGCGGACCGCCTTGTCGATGCTCAGCCGCAGAACGCCGGCTTCGTGAGGCTGGGTCGGGTCACTTGCATCCCGCCACTTGCCGCCTCCCCATGCGGTGCAGAACCGCTCGACCAGGTCTTTGACCGTGGCCTCGTCGTCGGGCCTTGGCCCGAAATTCCATGCCCCGCACCACTTCGGGTCTTCACTCGACAGCATCGCTGAAGCCAGCGCTAGATAGCCGCTCAGCGGCTCAAGTACGTGCTGCCAGGGGCGTACCGACCCGGGGTTCCGAACCGGAACCGGCTGCCGCTTACTCAGACTCAGGACCATGTCGGTCATGATCCGGTCCTTACCCCAGTCGCCGCCGCCGATGACGTTGCCGGCCCGGGCCGATGCGAGCCGCACCCCATGCTGAGCGAGCCGGTCGGAATTGAAGAACGAACGACGGTAGGACGCAACCAGCAGTTCGGCCGCGCCTTTGCTGGCGCTGTAGGGGTCATAGCCGCCCATCGGGTCGTTTTCACGGTAGCCCCACACCTGCTCGCGGTTCTCGTAGCACTTGTCACTGGTAATCACGACGACTACGCAGGGCCGCTTGAGCTCCCGCACTGCGTCCAGCAGGCTGGCAATGCCGATGACGTTGACCTCGAAGGTCTCGCGCGGAATGTCGTGGCCGGTCCGCACCAACGCCTGGGCCGCAAGATGAAAGACCACGTCGGGCCGGCAGGCAGCCAGTGCCGCGGACAGTCTCGCGCCGTCTCTGATATCTGCCTCGTAGTGACCGGCCAGTGACTCTCCCAGACGTGTAGCTTCGAAGTTGCTGGGTTGGGTCGGCGGAGCCAGCGAGTAGCCGGTCACACGCGCTCCAAGCTCGGCAAGCCAGAGTGCAAGCCATGACCCCTTAAAGCCGGTATGGCCGGTGACGAGAACCGAGCGGTCATGCCAGAACGAAGAATTGGCGATTGGCGATTGGCGATTGGCGATTGGTGCTGCGCCCTCGGCTTTTGGCTTTTGACCTGGGGCCGCGGGTTTCATTTCCACACCTTCCAGGCTGCCTTGCCCGACTGCCAGAGGCTTTCGAGGTTACGAACGTCACGCAGGGTGTCCATGCACTGCCAGAAGCCTTCGTGGCGGTAGGCGACGAGTTGGCCATTGCCGGCCAGCCGCTCCATCGGTTCGCCCTCCCAGAGCGTCGAATCGTCCTTGATGTAGTCGACGGCTTCCGGCTCCACCACAAAGAACCCGCCGTTTATCCAGCCCTCACCGACCTGCGGCTTCTCGGCGAAGCGGGAAACGCTGTCCCCATCGAAAACGATGCCGCCGAAGCGTGCCGGCGGCCGGACGGCGGTGACCGTGACCAGGCTGCGGTGGCTGCGGTGGTACTCAAGCAAACGCCGCGCGTCGATGTCCGCTACTCCGTCGCCGTAGGTCAGCAGAAACGTATCCCGCCCGATGAATCCTGCTGCTCGCCGGATGCGACCGCCGGTATTTGTGTCAGGACCGGTGTCGAGTAGATGAACGGTCCAGTTGTCGCCGTCCTCGGTGTGAACGTCGATTTCGCCGGATGGCAGGCGCACGGTCAGGCTGCGAGAGCGGTAGCGATAGTTGACGAAATAGTCCTTGATGACCTCGCCTTTGTAGCCCAGCGCCAGCACGAACTCGTTGAACCCGCCGGCTGAGAATATCTTCATGATGTGCCAGAGGATTGGCTGTCCGCCGATTTCCACCATCGGCTTGGGCCTGACCGCGGTCTCTTCAGAGAGCCGCGTACCGAGTCCGCCGCAGAGGATAACGACCTTGGGCTTGGGTGAATGGCGACTTGCGATTGGCGACCTGCGATTGGCGCTTCTCACAGTGTGGAGTATAGCCGTCAAGCTGCCAGCGTCAAACATGACGCAGCGTCCCGCGACCATCCGATCATCTGATCAATTCGCCATAGGCGTTACTGAACCTGAAAAACTGACAGGCTGGGGTCAAATGCACGATACCGAAGAAAGGCATGCGCGTGATCGAACAGCAAGGAATCAGAGTAGTGCTGCGATTTCCAACCCACGCCCCAGACCGGTACCGTCGGTCCGAGTCCGTAGCGCTGCTTCATCGCTTCCAGCTCGGCGCAGAAATCGAGTGGCACGAAGTCACACAGCGGGGTGGCGAATACGCGATAGCCGCCGTAGGACAACTCAGTGAACTTCTCGTCGGACACCGAGGCATGAGAAGGAAACTGGTCTTTGCTCTCACAATCGCGTTGCAGGACCACAGTCAGGCTATCGATCTGGTCACGACCCAAGTAGTAGCCGAGCAGGTCTGCTGTCTGGCAATCAACAAACAGAATGCTGGCCCGGGGAATCGAGTCCTTGATGTACCTGATCGCTGCGCCCATGGCCGCTCTACTCTGTTCTTCCGGCTTGTAGTCCCATACAGCGCTCGCGCTAGTACTCTTGACCATGGGCACGATGACTGCGAACGCAAGCAGGACAGCGCCCGAGCGTCGTCCAGCCATGCGGCCGAACAAAGAGCTGACACCAGCGACCGCGAACAGGCCGAGAAAGACGTCGTGGCGATCGTACCCGAACGCGTAAAGCCCGGCGAGTGCGGCCAGGGCGTTGACCACGAACGCCGCGACTATCAGGACGCCGAAGCTCGAGTCTTCGACCCAGCGCCGGTCTTGATTGCGTGTCGAGGTGTCAGGTTTTCTCCGATAGGGCACGAACAGTGTCACCACGCCGGCCAAGAACAAACCCAGTGCCACCAGCCCTGGAACGCGGGACCAAAACAGATACGTGAACAGCCAACTGAGATTCCGCGCGAGAAACGGCAGGACTTTGTCGCGTCCTGGATGGAAGTAGAACTCCTGCAGCCAACCATCCCGGGCATATCGCTCCATCCCGCTGCCGTGTATGGTCCTGACGTGGGTCAGGTACAAGACAATCAAGAGCGCAGCGATGCCGGCCTGAATCGCGACCCAAGCCCCGACCCATCTGCCGGGCAGACGTTCGCGCACGATGCGGACCAGTGCGTACAGCCCGACCGCAATCGTGAACCACACGGCAGAATAGTGTATCAGGTTCGCTACTAACGCAGCCACGCCGAACCAGAGCAGCATCCACCTTGACTTCTCGCGGAGAGCCCGCTCCAGGTAGTAGAGAGCAAGCATCATGGTCAGCAGGAGCGTAGCGTAACCGCGGACCTCAGCTGACATTGAAATCATGGTCGGGTTGAACGCCAGCAGGAGCAGGCCGACCAGGCCGGTTGTCGTGCCGGACCGATAGGCGAGCCAGTTGAACCCGACCCAGAGACCGGCAGTCCCGGCAAGTACCGAGATGAGGCGCAGGACCAGCTCGGAATTGCCAAGGAACCGCCAGAAGTAGAGCAGCATAAAGAAGAGCGGCGGATGGGCGGTAGTCAGGCTGGCTCTGTAGACCTGATCCAGACCGGCCTGATTGGCAATCAGGTAGTGCAATGCCTCATCCGGGTTGAAATACTGCTTGGTTGCGCACACAAGCCTGAGCACAAAACCGAGTGCGACAACGACCAGCACGGCCATGGCCATGTGCCGTTCGACCCAGTCGCTGATTGAAGACACGAGACTGCCGTCCGAAGAACCTCGGTACCCCATGTCGGCGCCGACGCGTTGACCCGGCATCTCGTCAGGATCCCACGCTCTGGGCGAAGCAGATCACAGCAGCACGACCGTAATTCATCGCCAACGCTGCCCGCGTGCCGATCGCCGCTGAATCAAGCACCGTCTCGCACTTCACTCCGGTGCCGGGCATCGGCCAGCACGAAGTCGACGTCGGGCGTACCGTCGGCGACTACGAACACTTGATAGGAAAAGAGCGTTTTGCTGACGCGGATCATGGCCAGATTGACACCCAGCAGGAAACGGCTGAACCACCCGTCACCCAGTGCCTTGGGAAACGGCCCCGGTATTCCGCGGATCGTTCTGATCCGGAATCCGGCGTCGCGCAGTAGATGCCGAACACCACGGAACGTGTACAGGCGGCAGTGGGTCCGGTCGAGGATGCCGGCCGAGCCGTAGTTGAACTGGCCGAAGAGAAGCATGATCCGTTGGGCGAAGAAGGCGACATTCGGGGCCGTGAGAATGATCGTTCGCGGTGCGTAGTCAAACTGGCTGCGGAGCCGGTCCAGAAACAGCTCCGGATGCCGCAGGTGCTCGATGATATCGAGCATCAGGATGTAGCGGAATCGACGGGCATCGATATCCAGCGGACAATCCAGATCCTGAACGTGGAATTCGATTCCGGGCAGTCGCTCCGGCGGCTCGAACCGGTCGACGACCGCTACCATGCATCCCTTGTTCGCCAGCTCTCGCGCCATTCCACCCGGCCCCCCGCCAAGATCGAGAACCGAAACTCCGGTCGGAACCGCCTGCAACGCGTAGCTGTGGCTGCTCGGGTATCCCAGTTTCAAGTCGTAGCGGGTATTGCCGTCTCCGGTGCAGTCGAAGCGGCGCTCGTAGAAGATGCCGGACCGATGCGCTGCATTGCGCAGGACGGCCATCAACACGTTGCCCGCATAGCGAATGCCGTTGACCCGGCAGATTTCATCCCCGTAGTAGGTTGGTATCGGCAACTCGACTATCCGTGCGCCGGAATTCACCAGTTGGATGATGATCTCGGTGTCGAAGTGGAAGTCGTTCGTGTTTAGCAGGAACGGCAGCTTCGCCAGCATCGGAACCGAGTAGATACGATAGCCGCTGTGGAATTCCGACAGATGAGTACGAAGCAGTCGGTTCTCAAGCCAGGTCAGGATCCGGTTTCCGGCAAACTTGTAGAGCGGCATCCCTCCCTTAAGTGCGGCCCGCGGCGGCATCATCCGACTGCCGAAGACCGCGTCCGCCCGTGCCTCGCGAAACGGCTGCAGCAGACCGGGCAGAGCTTCGGGCGCATACTGCCCGTCGCCGTGAAGGACGGCGACGAGGTCGAAGCCCCCGCTAATCGCATAACGGTAACCGACCTTCTGGTTGCCGCCGTAGCCCTGGTTGTAGCTGTTGCGGAGGACTGTGACATTGAGCTCGGGATGGCCCCGCCGGTAGTCGTCACCAACGGCAAGCGTCCGGTCGTCGGACCCGTCATCAATGACAAGGACCTCGCAGTCGTAATCCCGGTGAACCTGGCTTGGGATGCGTTCGAGGACCGAACTGAGCGTGGATTCGGCGTAGTAGGCAACAACCAGTATCAGGAGCCGTGGGCGAACTGGAGGCTGCGCAGCGACTTCCATGCTAGTTTGCGAAGTCTAGTCATTTCCTCAAGTCAGTCAATATCTCAGCGCAAGGCGTATCGGGTGCGGATTCGTTTTCGGTCCGAACCGTGGCGCCGGACGTAGTCCTGCTCCTGGGCAAGACGGGCGGCGACCGGTGATAATGCAATCAGCACACAGCAATCACGGCACGGGTGGCTCGGAGCCTATGGCGCGGTAGCGACGATATCGAAGACTTCAGTACGGATGCGCGCCAGGACGACCGGGTTCAAGCCGCGGTTCGCCCATTTGTCAAGCAGGACCTGGGCCACGAGCGCAAAACTCTCCCCGGAAATACCCTGCTGCCGCGAGAGCTTATAGAGCTGCCGTGCATAGTTAATGTACGGCACGTACATGATGGTGTGTACTCCAGCCGCATTAAGCGTCTGCCGTGCCTTTGTCTCCATCTCGCAGAGGCTGGCCACCGCCGCCTCGTAGTGTTTGAGCATGTCCGGCCTTAGGTCATCGAGTATCTGCTTCACCCTGCCGGTATCGGTCTTTATCTGCCAGTTCATCAGTCGCTGATTCGGGTCAAACATAGGAACTCCTTTACTGTTTACGGTCATTCACTCACAATCGGGGCCGGTTCGGTACCGGCCCTCCTATGGCCATACTCGCCAGAAGGCACAACCTGTGAAGAGATCTTTGTCTTCCGGCCGAGCCGCACCGTTCGAGTGTGGCCCTTCATATAGTTATGTGTCCGCCAGAGACCGATTTGCTCAAGAATCTTTATCTTCCCGTAACAGGTCATACCTGTAACTCGTTGTAGGACTGCGTGTTAGTACGATTGTCCATTTGAAACTGGTCGAAGATGACGCCCTGCGAACCACCCCGGGAACCGTCCCGGGAACGGTTCTCGGAGTGGTTCGGACCGCGATTCATGCGGGCAGTCGGACGGCAATTTCGACGCCGACTCCCGGCTCGAAAACCGGAGGGGCTGTCGCGGCGATTGTCGGCATGACTTCTGAGGCCACAGGCAGACGGGATTGGAGTGCGACTTGGACGGGGATTTGCGCCGTCACCCGCAGTGCGACTCTCACGGCGACTCTGACCGCGTCTCCGGTTGCGGTTCACGAGGCGGTTCGCAGCGCGATTCGTTGACTGACTTTGGCGGCTGGGTAGAATCACTCCTCGACGCGCCATGGCCGAAAACCCAAAAACCAAGACACCTTCTTCCCCGGTCTCTCTAGCTGGGGCCGAAGCAGCGCCAGAGCTGGACAATGGCATCGCGCTGGTGCGCGAGCGTCTCGCCAAGGCGAAGAATGTGATGGTCATCACCGGCGCGGGAATCTCGGCCGAGTCCGGGGTCCCGACCTTCCGCGACGAGAAAGGGTTGTGGAAGGAGTTCAACCCGCTCGATTACGCGACGCACGAGGCGTTCAAGCGCGACCCGGTGAAAGTCTGGAAGTGGTACGACGAGCGCCGGGTCAACATGGCAAAGGCCGAGCCCAACCCGGCGCACAAGACCTTGGCCGCGATGCAACGTCCGGGCCGGCGCGTGTTCATCGTGACCCAGAACGTCGACGACTTGCATGAGCAGGCCGGCTCGAAAGAGGTCGTGCACATCCACGGTTCACTTTGGCGGATCCGCTGCGAGCGCGACGGCAATGTACTCGAGAACCGAGAAGTACCGCTGTCCGAGAACCCGCCATTGTGCATGTGCGGCGAAATCATGCGACCGGACATTGTCTGGTTTGGTGAGGAACTGCCCCGGCAACCAGTTGAGCAGATCGTTCACTACATGCTGGAGGGAGGAATCGACCTCTGCCTCATCGTAGGCACCGAAGCGACGTTCGGTTACATCGTGCAGTGGGCGCTGCTGGCGCGCGAGGCCGGGGCCTTGGTCGTTGACGTGAACCCGCGCGACACGGGACTCGGCTCGCTCGTGGACGTGCACCTGCGCGGCAAGGCCGGAGAGGTCTTGCCGAGACTGCTATGACAAGCGAAGTCAGATGTGAGAAGCTAGAAGCTAGAAGTCAGAAGTCAGAAGTACGGAGATCGGAGGACTAGTGATGAATGATTCACAGTTCCTGAAGCTCTGCAGGAGCCGACGGTCGGTGCGCCGGTTCGCGGACCGGCCGGTGGAACGTGAGAAGATCGAGCTTTGTCTTGAAGCAGCCCGGCGCGCGCCTTCGGCCGACAACATGCAGCCGTGGCGGTTCATCGTGTTCGACGACGCGGAGAAGAAGGCGCAACTCGCCGAAGCGGTCTTTCATGGCGCCTACGCGCCATCGAAGCGGTTCGCCTCCGCTCCGGTCATTGTCTGCCTGATCATCAAAGAGAACCTGCTGGTCAACAAAGTCGCGGGCATGATCCAGGGCACGCAGTGGCAACTGGTCGACGCGGGCATCGGTGGGGAGCACTTCGTGCTGGCCGCAGCCGAGCAGGGCCTCGGGACCTGCTGGATTGGCTGGTATGACGGCCGGGCCCTGCTCAAGCACCTTGGCCTGCGCGGCAAGGGGTACAAGCCGGTCGCGCTCATCGCGCTCGGCTACCCGGCCGCAGACGTCTCGACCAGCGAACGCCCCCGCAAACCGCTTTCCGAAATCGCGTCCTGGAACGAGCCCCCGCGCTGACGCGCGGTCTCCGCCACCCGTAGCCACGCCCATCTGAAACCTCGCTCGTTCATTTGACTTCCGTCACCGCCTGACCCTCGCTGCCCGGTCTGCTTGACATACCGCCTGATTCCGGCAAGACTTTGGGGCGATGGGCCGCAGGTCCCTCCAGGAAAAATTGCGCACTCGTGCCGGCATGGCCGTCGTGCTGGCCGCAGTCGCGCTCTTCGCCGTGGCCATGTACCTCCCGGCCACGCGTTTCAACTTCGTCTGGGACGACGCGTCACTCATCACCGGACACGGAGCCAGGGACCAAGGACCAGGATTCTGGACCCCGACCTCTGACTCCCGACTCCCATCCCCCGCCTACTACCGTCCGCTGGTAACGCTGAGCTTCCGACTGGACCGAATGCTCTCTCGGACCAACGCACACTGGTTCCACTTCGTCAACGTGCTGCTGTTCGCACTGGCCGCGGCGGCGGTCACCCTGGTCTTGTGGGAGTTGCTGCATTCCGGGGTCTGGGCGCTGCTGGGCGGCCTGCTTTTCACGGCGCACTCGTCCCACGTCGAAACGGTCGCCTACGTCTCCGGCCGGACCGACATCATGCTGACCTTGTTAACGGCGCTGGCCGCTTTTGTGCTGCTCCGCTCCTTCCGCAAGCGCAACCGCTGGTGGCGGCTGGCAGTTCCGCCCATGTTCGGCCTCGCCCTGCTCAGCAAGGAGACCGCGGTCATGTTTCCGCTGCTTGTCGCTTTGACCCCACTCCTGGTCGGCGTCAGGTACGACCGTCGATACTGGTGGTTGGTGCTGGCTTCCCTGGCGGTCCTGGCGGGCTATCTGCTGCTCCACGTGGCGGCGGTCCGGTCGCCGATTCCGCTCGCGATCCAGGCCGGATTCGGGCGCCGGCTTCTTGCTGCGGCCAATACTTTCGGGCTTTACATCCGGATGTTCTTCTGGCCGCTCGCGCAC comes from the bacterium genome and includes:
- a CDS encoding NAD-dependent epimerase/dehydratase family protein, encoding MGVKPLPPLDRTDLDHVMDKTAGLWDELHGKRLFITGGTGFFGCWLLESFIAANDRLGLDARVTVLSRDPVAFQEKMPHVARHESVSLAAGDMCTRDLKGERFDYVIHAAVESFVPGPSSLIPNPSSSDPLSVFEKNVAGTRNMLELARRWGARRFLLVSSGAVYGRQPVDMTHVGEEYAGAPDSLDPLTTYGQAKRVSEFICAAHGDRQGVGVVVARCFAFVGPHLPLDANFAAGNFIRDALHGGPIQVNGDGTSRRSYLYAADLAIWLWTILIRGQSGRAYNVGSDVDLSVFDLAHLVRKVVSPRSEVRVALTPAPGKPAERYVPSIRRARAELGLNVFVSLPDAIARTAAWRGLTPTQPA
- a CDS encoding FAD-dependent oxidoreductase, whose amino-acid sequence is MALVQKLPCRVQTLTAHADHVYTLELVPHAGYRIPRFLPGQFLHLALDDWDPTRFWPESRVFSIANSPEESGLLRITYSVRGRYTSRMEKELTCGMDVWVKLPYGDFVIDSTHAAALFAGGTGITAFTAFLSCAAFARPVLLAYGARRSELLLYRELLERRASSTALLRAEFFSETPAPGTTTGRVSVDVVWPEWEQRDKCVCYLSGPPAMLKTLTAELSSVGVASDRIRTDAWE
- the rfbH gene encoding lipopolysaccharide biosynthesis protein RfbH, coding for MENKTSSAANNAPAELRQQILALVRDYYEAEFAGRTFDPEKDMVHYAGRVFDAEELRYLVDASLDFYLTTGRYAERFETSLAEYLGLANAVLVNSGSSANLVALTALTSPKLGDRRLKPGDEVVTVAAGFPTTVAPIVQNRLVPVFVDVNLGDYTANPEALQQAVGPRTRAIMMAHALGVPFDLDTTMDLVRKHDLWLIEDNCDALGSRWHGKLTGTFGHLSTCSFYPAHHITMGEGGCVMTDREELAQIARSIRDWGRDCYCAGGESNTCGKRFSQQFGSLPPGYDHKYVYSHLGYNLKPTDLQAAIGCAQLAKLDGFIARRKQNYARLTEMLVPYEDRLMLPKALSGSDPSWFCFVITVRPNAGFTRNELTRFLESRRIETRNLFSGNLLRHPAFAAIDHRVVGGLENTETITSGTFFVGLYPGIGEPELGAIEDAFRRFMAGERI
- the rfbG gene encoding CDP-glucose 4,6-dehydratase, which gives rise to MKPAAPGQKPKAEGAAPIANRQSPIANSSFWHDRSVLVTGHTGFKGSWLALWLAELGARVTGYSLAPPTQPSNFEATRLGESLAGHYEADIRDGARLSAALAACRPDVVFHLAAQALVRTGHDIPRETFEVNVIGIASLLDAVRELKRPCVVVVITSDKCYENREQVWGYRENDPMGGYDPYSASKGAAELLVASYRRSFFNSDRLAQHGVRLASARAGNVIGGGDWGKDRIMTDMVLSLSKRQPVPVRNPGSVRPWQHVLEPLSGYLALASAMLSSEDPKWCGAWNFGPRPDDEATVKDLVERFCTAWGGGKWRDASDPTQPHEAGVLRLSIDKAVRELGWRPRWNLEQAINHSVTWYRSYYRDPTGSMYDACRKDIADYEAVRPAVST
- the rfbF gene encoding glucose-1-phosphate cytidylyltransferase — encoded protein: MRSANRRSPIASRHSPKPKVVILCGGLGTRLSEETAVRPKPMVEIGGQPILWHIMKIFSAGGFNEFVLALGYKGEVIKDYFVNYRYRSRSLTVRLPSGEIDVHTEDGDNWTVHLLDTGPDTNTGGRIRRAAGFIGRDTFLLTYGDGVADIDARRLLEYHRSHRSLVTVTAVRPPARFGGIVFDGDSVSRFAEKPQVGEGWINGGFFVVEPEAVDYIKDDSTLWEGEPMERLAGNGQLVAYRHEGFWQCMDTLRDVRNLESLWQSGKAAWKVWK
- a CDS encoding glycosyltransferase family 39 protein; this encodes MGYRGSSDGSLVSSISDWVERHMAMAVLVVVALGFVLRLVCATKQYFNPDEALHYLIANQAGLDQVYRASLTTAHPPLFFMLLYFWRFLGNSELVLRLISVLAGTAGLWVGFNWLAYRSGTTTGLVGLLLLAFNPTMISMSAEVRGYATLLLTMMLALYYLERALREKSRWMLLWFGVAALVANLIHYSAVWFTIAVGLYALVRIVRERLPGRWVGAWVAIQAGIAALLIVLYLTHVRTIHGSGMERYARDGWLQEFYFHPGRDKVLPFLARNLSWLFTYLFWSRVPGLVALGLFLAGVVTLFVPYRRKPDTSTRNQDRRWVEDSSFGVLIVAAFVVNALAALAGLYAFGYDRHDVFLGLFAVAGVSSLFGRMAGRRSGAVLLAFAVIVPMVKSTSASAVWDYKPEEQSRAAMGAAIRYIKDSIPRASILFVDCQTADLLGYYLGRDQIDSLTVVLQRDCESKDQFPSHASVSDEKFTELSYGGYRVFATPLCDFVPLDFCAELEAMKQRYGLGPTVPVWGVGWKSQHYSDSLLFDHAHAFLRYRAFDPSLSVFQVQ
- a CDS encoding bifunctional glycosyltransferase/class I SAM-dependent methyltransferase; translated protein: MEVAAQPPVRPRLLILVVAYYAESTLSSVLERIPSQVHRDYDCEVLVIDDGSDDRTLAVGDDYRRGHPELNVTVLRNSYNQGYGGNQKVGYRYAISGGFDLVAVLHGDGQYAPEALPGLLQPFREARADAVFGSRMMPPRAALKGGMPLYKFAGNRILTWLENRLLRTHLSEFHSGYRIYSVPMLAKLPFLLNTNDFHFDTEIIIQLVNSGARIVELPIPTYYGDEICRVNGIRYAGNVLMAVLRNAAHRSGIFYERRFDCTGDGNTRYDLKLGYPSSHSYALQAVPTGVSVLDLGGGPGGMARELANKGCMVAVVDRFEPPERLPGIEFHVQDLDCPLDIDARRFRYILMLDIIEHLRHPELFLDRLRSQFDYAPRTIILTAPNVAFFAQRIMLLFGQFNYGSAGILDRTHCRLYTFRGVRHLLRDAGFRIRTIRGIPGPFPKALGDGWFSRFLLGVNLAMIRVSKTLFSYQVFVVADGTPDVDFVLADARHRSEVRDGA